From the Manis pentadactyla isolate mManPen7 chromosome 7, mManPen7.hap1, whole genome shotgun sequence genome, one window contains:
- the LOC130684315 gene encoding stimulated by retinoic acid gene 8 protein homolog, producing METSRESSNFSEKVAFLAPAQLQELEPRVARRRLSQARHRATLAGLFSSLRKTVYSQSDLTPSKVLGPECGEKVPHGQGLWVQVGTGPELSHTSRLWPG from the coding sequence ATGGAGACCTCTCGAGAAAGCAGCAACTTCAGTGAGAAAGTGGCGTTCCTGGCCCCGGCACAGCTGCAGGAGCTCGAGCCACGCGTGGCCCGCAGACGCCTGTCCCAGGCTCGCCACCGAGCCACCCTGGCAGGGCTGTTCAGCAGCCTCAGGAAGACTGTTTACTCCCAGTCTGATCTCACACCCTCAAAGGTACTGGGGCCTGAGTGTGGGGAGAAGGTTCCACATGGGCAGGGACTGTGGGTCCAGGTGGGGACTGGCCCGGAGCTCTCCCACACCTCCCGGCTTTGGCCTGGGTGA
- the LOC118922602 gene encoding stimulated by retinoic acid gene 8 protein isoform X2: MYSRNHSLVLNQVLQKGSATWCPTEAPEKDTEEEEEAGEEDQEEEEDEEKGDEEKRVKVEPPCFPAASPPDPLAFERYLSFYKQTMDLLTANGIVSSQEVTLPIVSAAISHLWQNLSEARKASLLKVWAQMHSSLPGLAGACQESACAEGSVKDSGVESQGASCSLTSTPEEILLEDTFDVASFLDKTETPSTSSSSSAFAGCNPENPEEKFQLYMQIINYFKGLPSVNFQVKQEPDLPTDDEMIMLRCMETFDDDEDL; this comes from the exons ATGTACTCCAGAAATCACAG CCTGGTCTTGAATCAAGTTCTTCAGAAAGGTTCTGCCACCTGGTGCCCCACTGAAGCCCCTGAGAAGGAcactgaggaagaggaggaagcggGGGAGGAAGaccaagaagaggaggaagacgaGGAGAAGGGGGACGAGGAGAAGAGAGTGAAAGTGGAGCccccctgcttcccagctgcctcACCGCCGGACCCCCTGGCGTTTGAACG GTATCTCAGCTTCTACAAGCAGACCATGGACCTTTTGACTGCGAACGGCATTGTCTCCTCTCAGGAGGTGACTCTCCCCATCGTCTCTGCGGCCATCTCCCACCTGTGGCAGAACCTCTCCGAAGCGAGGAAGGCCAGCCTCCTGAAGGTCTGGGCACAGATGCACAGCAGCCTCCCAGGCCTCGCAGGGGCCTGTCAGGAGTCAGCCTGTGCCGAGGGCAGCGTGAAAGACAGTGGGGTCGAGAGCCAGGGGGCCAGCTGCTCCCTCACCTCTACCCCCGAGGAG ATCCTTTTGGAAGACACCTTTGATGTGGCAAGTTTCCTGGACAAAACTGAGACTCCAAGCACATCCAGCTCTAG TTCAGCATTTGCTGGCTGCAACCCCGAAAATCCAGAGGAGAAGTTTCAGCTCTACATGCAGATCATCAATTATTTTAAAGGCCTCCCGTCTGTTAATTTTCAGGTCAAACAG GAACCAGACCTTCCCACTGATGATGAGATGATAATGTTGAGGTGCATGGAGACCTTTGATGATGATGAAGACCTGTGA
- the LOC118922602 gene encoding stimulated by retinoic acid gene 8 protein isoform X1 translates to MYSRNHSLVLNQVLQKGSATWCPTEAPEKDTEEEEEAGEEDQEEEEDEEKGDEEKRVKVEPPCFPAASPPDPLAFERYLSFYKQTMDLLTANGIVSSQEVTLPIVSAAISHLWQNLSEARKASLLKVWAQMHSSLPGLAGACQESACAEGSVKDSGVESQGASCSLTSTPEEILLEDTFDVASFLDKTETPSTSSSSSAFAGCNPENPEEKFQLYMQIINYFKGLPSVNFQVKQVGQSREWRPSLTSLRALQGSPSGPHPAHQGSPGRRCPFMLLQGWSTSARCILWNRRRWGETEGRDRWTASRAA, encoded by the exons ATGTACTCCAGAAATCACAG CCTGGTCTTGAATCAAGTTCTTCAGAAAGGTTCTGCCACCTGGTGCCCCACTGAAGCCCCTGAGAAGGAcactgaggaagaggaggaagcggGGGAGGAAGaccaagaagaggaggaagacgaGGAGAAGGGGGACGAGGAGAAGAGAGTGAAAGTGGAGCccccctgcttcccagctgcctcACCGCCGGACCCCCTGGCGTTTGAACG GTATCTCAGCTTCTACAAGCAGACCATGGACCTTTTGACTGCGAACGGCATTGTCTCCTCTCAGGAGGTGACTCTCCCCATCGTCTCTGCGGCCATCTCCCACCTGTGGCAGAACCTCTCCGAAGCGAGGAAGGCCAGCCTCCTGAAGGTCTGGGCACAGATGCACAGCAGCCTCCCAGGCCTCGCAGGGGCCTGTCAGGAGTCAGCCTGTGCCGAGGGCAGCGTGAAAGACAGTGGGGTCGAGAGCCAGGGGGCCAGCTGCTCCCTCACCTCTACCCCCGAGGAG ATCCTTTTGGAAGACACCTTTGATGTGGCAAGTTTCCTGGACAAAACTGAGACTCCAAGCACATCCAGCTCTAG TTCAGCATTTGCTGGCTGCAACCCCGAAAATCCAGAGGAGAAGTTTCAGCTCTACATGCAGATCATCAATTATTTTAAAGGCCTCCCGTCTGTTAATTTTCAGGTCAAACAGGTAGGACAGAGCAGAGAGTGGAGACCTTCACTCACCTCCCTTAGGGCTCTTCAGGGGAGCCCTAGTGGCCCTCACCCAGCTCACCAGGGGTCCCCTGGCAGGCGGTGCCCCTTCATGCTGCTCCAGGGATGGTCAACCTCAGCCCGATGCATCCTGTGGAATAGAAGACGCTGGGGGGAGACTGAGGGAAGAGACAGATGGACAGCCTCCAGGGCAGCCTGA